The following are encoded in a window of Nocardia sp. BMG111209 genomic DNA:
- a CDS encoding PP2C family serine/threonine-protein phosphatase, producing the protein MAAVTRIRVTAVTHRGLIRAGNEDCLGWNGWSCAGGAPAPFRLDLDITRRTVIVVCDGMGGHAGGVEAGRMACELLTDPLAPETADPAADPATAIRALLQRVSDTLNDTAAARPELAGMGCTVAGLAIEPDGTALVFNVGDSRAYRREGRYLAQLTVDHRRPGSNRLVQALGGGRRLILTPDFFTCPLPAAPGILLCTDGLDDYAEPAAVEAAALTETGDPVPRLRDLALAAGGGDNVTIVGVETLTPAVGSGTAAGARHDRPTDSGVSR; encoded by the coding sequence GTGGCAGCGGTGACCCGGATCCGCGTCACCGCCGTCACCCATCGCGGACTCATCCGGGCCGGCAACGAGGATTGTCTCGGCTGGAACGGATGGTCGTGCGCCGGCGGAGCGCCGGCGCCGTTCCGGCTGGACCTGGACATCACCCGGCGCACCGTGATCGTCGTCTGCGACGGTATGGGCGGCCACGCGGGTGGTGTCGAGGCGGGCCGGATGGCCTGTGAGCTGCTCACCGATCCGCTCGCCCCCGAAACCGCCGATCCCGCGGCCGACCCGGCCACGGCGATACGCGCACTGCTGCAACGGGTTTCCGACACCCTCAACGACACCGCCGCCGCCCGACCGGAACTGGCGGGGATGGGCTGCACCGTCGCCGGTCTCGCGATCGAACCCGACGGCACCGCACTGGTTTTCAACGTCGGCGATTCGCGGGCCTACCGCCGCGAGGGCCGCTACCTCGCGCAGCTGACCGTGGACCACCGCCGCCCCGGTTCGAACCGGCTCGTGCAGGCTCTCGGCGGCGGCCGGCGCCTGATCCTCACCCCGGACTTCTTCACCTGTCCGCTGCCCGCCGCCCCCGGAATCCTGTTGTGCACCGACGGACTCGACGACTACGCCGAGCCGGCCGCCGTCGAAGCCGCCGCGCTGACCGAGACCGGTGATCCGGTGCCGCGGCTGCGCGACCTCGCGCTGGCCGCCGGCGGCGGCGACAACGTCACGATCGTGGGGGTCGAAACACTCACGCCCGCAGTGGGTTCCGGCACCGCCGCGGGTGCCCGCCACGACCGGCCCACCGATTCCGGAGTATCCCGATGA
- a CDS encoding FHA domain-containing protein, giving the protein MADLTIDPVSCPRCGRSLDRSSYVQCPDDGEDLWGSVARAAATARPPNAVPHTILDAGRSAVVIRIAISGSEFVIDTGSALGLGRDEQYPTAAAFAAHGNVSRYHAVLRFDGTDLFVTDTRSTNGTFVDGTRLAVGAEYELRPGQALRLAADVEVDVRWQR; this is encoded by the coding sequence ATGGCCGACCTGACCATCGATCCGGTGAGCTGCCCCCGGTGCGGGCGATCACTGGACCGCTCGAGCTATGTCCAATGCCCGGACGACGGTGAAGACCTGTGGGGCAGCGTTGCTCGTGCCGCGGCGACCGCACGGCCGCCGAATGCGGTGCCGCACACCATCCTCGACGCCGGGAGAAGCGCCGTGGTGATCCGGATCGCGATCTCCGGCAGCGAATTCGTCATCGATACCGGATCCGCGCTGGGCCTGGGCCGCGACGAGCAGTATCCCACCGCCGCGGCCTTCGCCGCGCACGGGAACGTCTCGCGCTACCACGCCGTCCTGCGATTCGACGGAACGGATCTGTTCGTCACCGACACCAGGTCGACGAACGGAACCTTCGTCGACGGGACCCGGCTCGCCGTCGGCGCCGAATACGAGTTGCGTCCCGGGCAGGCCCTGCGGCTGGCCGCCGACGTCGAGGTGGATGTGCGGTGGCAGCGGTGA
- a CDS encoding radical SAM protein, with protein MTELSLSRLHYPVHNLGFGRRAGIWFQGCTIRCPGCISRDTWSFRAPGACDTDDVLAWLDGLPADEVDGVTISGGEPTDQPAALRALLDGIARRRAARAAPVDVLLYSGRESQSLLGQYEWLSATVDLLVAEPFLADRAGAHALRGSGNQVVHRFTDLARKRYPATTFEADYASQRRSVGVRVEGQSVWMVGIPLPGDLNLLRAGLSARGVEVIRTSWPT; from the coding sequence ATGACCGAGTTGTCGTTGTCTCGCCTGCACTATCCGGTGCACAATCTCGGATTCGGGCGGCGTGCCGGAATCTGGTTCCAGGGCTGCACGATTCGCTGCCCCGGCTGTATCTCGCGGGACACCTGGTCGTTCCGCGCACCCGGTGCCTGCGACACCGACGATGTGCTGGCCTGGCTGGACGGACTACCCGCAGACGAGGTCGACGGCGTGACCATCAGCGGTGGGGAGCCGACCGACCAGCCCGCAGCGCTGCGCGCACTGCTGGACGGTATCGCCCGCCGGCGAGCGGCCCGTGCCGCACCGGTGGATGTGCTGCTCTACTCCGGACGCGAGTCGCAATCGCTGCTCGGGCAGTACGAATGGCTGTCGGCGACGGTCGACCTGCTGGTCGCCGAGCCCTTCCTGGCGGACCGGGCGGGTGCGCACGCGTTGCGCGGATCCGGGAACCAGGTGGTGCACAGATTCACCGACCTGGCCCGGAAGCGTTATCCCGCAACGACGTTCGAGGCCGATTACGCGAGTCAGCGCCGCAGCGTCGGGGTGCGCGTCGAAGGACAGTCCGTCTGGATGGTGGGCATTCCGCTGCCGGGCGATCTGAACCTGTTGCGCGCCGGCCTGTCCGCACGAGGAGTCGAGGTGATCCGCACATCATGGCCGACCTGA